Proteins from a genomic interval of Methanobrevibacter sp. TMH8:
- the fdhD gene encoding formate dehydrogenase accessory sulfurtransferase FdhD, with translation MKITRQIDAIIYKNDEHTESSEELVSDETTTLIINDTTPRNFSTIPNALEDFATGYLIGEGIIKNIDEISKINIDKTLVKIQTKTKEENDDELVLCSDSSGGWRSKIKVIKKVESDLKVEKDDLIKNIEKLRKNASIWQKTGGTHVAAFVNKDKGKFIVREDVSRHVAVDKVIGAAAKERLDFSKSYIIYSGRMPADMVIKIARAGIPILASNAAPSFSGYTTAEKGNITLVGFIRGNRFNVYTHADRILF, from the coding sequence AACTAGTATCTGATGAGACAACTACTTTGATTATCAATGATACAACCCCTCGTAATTTTTCAACTATTCCAAATGCACTTGAAGATTTTGCAACAGGTTATTTGATTGGAGAAGGAATAATAAAGAACATAGATGAAATATCTAAAATAAATATTGATAAAACTCTCGTTAAAATTCAAACTAAAACAAAAGAAGAAAATGATGATGAATTAGTTCTCTGTTCAGATAGTTCTGGAGGATGGAGATCAAAAATCAAAGTAATTAAAAAAGTAGAATCTGATTTAAAAGTCGAAAAAGATGATTTAATTAAAAATATCGAAAAATTGAGAAAAAATGCATCTATTTGGCAAAAAACAGGAGGAACACATGTAGCAGCTTTTGTAAATAAAGACAAAGGAAAATTTATTGTTAGAGAAGATGTTAGTAGACATGTAGCTGTTGATAAAGTAATTGGAGCTGCAGCCAAAGAAAGACTTGATTTTTCAAAATCATACATTATTTATAGTGGAAGAATGCCCGCAGATATGGTTATAAAAATAGCTAGAGCTGGAATACCGATTCTTGCCTCAAATGCTGCACCATCTTTTTCAGGATATACCACAGCTGAAAAAGGTAATATAACTTTAGTTGGATTTATTAGAGGAAATAGATTTAATGTTTACACTCATGCAGATAGAATTTTATTCTGA
- a CDS encoding carboxymuconolactone decarboxylase family protein, whose amino-acid sequence MSLPKQYVSIRERFKEYGDALEELGKATKEGPIDEKTAHLIQLGASAAIRSEGSVHSHTRRALEAGATEEEIYHALISVTSTIGFPSVAAAISWADDIMLDI is encoded by the coding sequence ATGTCTTTACCAAAACAATATGTAAGTATAAGAGAAAGATTTAAAGAATATGGAGATGCATTAGAAGAGCTTGGAAAAGCTACAAAAGAAGGACCTATTGATGAAAAAACAGCCCACTTAATCCAATTAGGAGCAAGTGCAGCTATAAGATCAGAAGGATCTGTACATAGCCATACTCGACGTGCACTAGAAGCAGGAGCAACAGAAGAAGAAATATACCATGCATTAATATCAGTAACTAGTACAATAGGGTTTCCATCAGTAGCTGCAGCTATTTCATGGGCCGATGATATTATGCTTGATATATAA
- the hxlB gene encoding 6-phospho-3-hexuloisomerase, whose amino-acid sequence MKLMKSAIEEILSNIEAATELLDPEIIDEFMDVLTNSKNVFVMGAGRSGLVAKAFAMRLVHLGISAYVVGETISPAIYEDDCILAISGSGETKTIVSAVDIAKNRGSKALALTSYPESSLGKSSDCVMLVKGRTKIDIDDEDYIKRQIDGNYVSLTPLGTAFELTSLIFLDGLIAELMQRMGKTEDDLKYRHTVLE is encoded by the coding sequence ATGAAATTAATGAAATCAGCTATTGAAGAAATTTTAAGCAATATTGAGGCTGCTACTGAGCTTCTTGATCCAGAAATTATAGATGAATTTATGGATGTTTTAACAAACTCTAAAAATGTTTTTGTTATGGGAGCTGGAAGATCTGGTCTTGTAGCTAAAGCTTTTGCTATGCGACTTGTTCATTTAGGAATAAGTGCATATGTTGTTGGTGAAACAATATCTCCTGCTATTTATGAAGATGATTGTATTTTAGCTATTTCAGGATCTGGTGAAACTAAAACTATTGTTTCTGCTGTAGATATAGCTAAAAACAGAGGTTCAAAAGCTTTAGCTTTAACATCATATCCAGAATCATCTCTTGGAAAATCATCTGACTGTGTTATGTTGGTTAAAGGAAGAACTAAAATCGATATTGATGATGAAGATTATATAAAAAGACAAATTGATGGTAATTATGTTTCATTGACTCCTTTAGGAACTGCATTTGAGCTAACTTCTCTTATATTCTTAGATGGTTTAATAGCTGAATTGATGCAAAGAATGGGCAAAACCGAAGATGATTTAAAATACCGTCATACAGTTTTAGAGTAG